A section of the Alligator mississippiensis isolate rAllMis1 chromosome 8, rAllMis1, whole genome shotgun sequence genome encodes:
- the LOC102567186 gene encoding uncharacterized protein LOC102567186 isoform X2, which yields MLSYVKTLMLNCFLWFLWCFTRGGASRTCRAPRLCSKNCRAVHQKPPRTTQLAHSPFPYMTDKFSRLENHQLPKSPPAFGLPWARPGKLQPPPCQTIFDTFPDRRPLKRIWYPGLGGTAMGFPTQKPSFPLRATVKVKKSAPSFQGCQSVRAREILHLLENSSPPLVSEIEFHLSVFVEKMKRALWRDLEDPASPAGVIAPDVQELTKETTASAAVIKDLKGSKDSSYRTLPSSPNSTSSHRSSTCSLAQLVSANTCLSSITSDHSSFISQNAMYSKLPSPMPSDITSQ from the exons ATGCTCAGCTACGTGAAAACCCTCATGCTGAATTGTTTCCTGTGGTTCCTGTGGTGCTTCACTAGAG GAGGTGCATCACGCACCTGTCGGGCTCCCCGTCTCTGCTCCAAAAACTGCCGTGCTGTGCATCAGAAGCCCCCACGGACCACTCAGCTTGCCCACAGCCCGTTCCCCTAT ATGACAGATAAATTCTCCAGACTTGAAAATCACCAGCTTCCCAAGTCGCCACCTGCTTTTGGGCTCCCTTGGGCACGCCCAGGAAAGCTGCAGCCTCCGCCCTGCCAG ACCATTTTTGACACCTTCCCTGACAGAAGACCCCTTAAAAGAATCTGGTACCCAGGCCTTGGAGGCACAGCCATGGGTTTTCCTACCCAAAAGCCATCCTTTCCTCTGCGG GCAACAGTGAAAGTCAAGAAAAGTGCACCCAGCTTCCAGGGATGCCAGAGTGTGAGAGCTCGAGAGATCCTCCACTTGCTGGAGAATTCCAGCCCTCCACTG GTTTCCGAGATAGAGTTCCACCTCTCTGTCTTTGTGGAGAAAATGAAAAGG GCCCTGTGGAGAGATTTGGAAGACCCTGCTTCACCAGCTGGTGTGATAGCTCCTGATGTACAGGAGCTCACAAAGGAGaccacagcatctgcagca GTGATCAAAGATCTGAAAGGCTCCAAGGACAGCTCCTACCGAACTCTACCATCCTCCCCCAACAGCACTAGCTCTCACAGGTCGAGCACATGCAG TCTGGCACAGTTGGTAAGTGCCAACACCTGCTTGTCCAGCATCACCTCTGATCACTCCAGCTTCATCTCCCAGAATGCCATGTACTCTAAGCTGCCTTCTCCGATGCCTTCTGATATCACCAGTCAG taa
- the LOC102567186 gene encoding uncharacterized protein LOC102567186 isoform X1, producing the protein MLSYVKTLMLNCFLWFLWCFTRGGASRTCRAPRLCSKNCRAVHQKPPRTTQLAHSPFPYMTDKFSRLENHQLPKSPPAFGLPWARPGKLQPPPCQTIFDTFPDRRPLKRIWYPGLGGTAMGFPTQKPSFPLRATVKVKKSAPSFQGCQSVRAREILHLLENSSPPLVSEIEFHLSVFVEKMKRALWRDLEDPASPAGVIAPDVQELTKETTASAAVIKDLKGSKDSSYRTLPSSPNSTSSHRSSTCSLAQLVSANTCLSSITSDHSSFISQNAMYSKLPSPMPSDITSQVRVGMGAANGLKTVLLTVQDVVLELIIHRVNILHIL; encoded by the exons ATGCTCAGCTACGTGAAAACCCTCATGCTGAATTGTTTCCTGTGGTTCCTGTGGTGCTTCACTAGAG GAGGTGCATCACGCACCTGTCGGGCTCCCCGTCTCTGCTCCAAAAACTGCCGTGCTGTGCATCAGAAGCCCCCACGGACCACTCAGCTTGCCCACAGCCCGTTCCCCTAT ATGACAGATAAATTCTCCAGACTTGAAAATCACCAGCTTCCCAAGTCGCCACCTGCTTTTGGGCTCCCTTGGGCACGCCCAGGAAAGCTGCAGCCTCCGCCCTGCCAG ACCATTTTTGACACCTTCCCTGACAGAAGACCCCTTAAAAGAATCTGGTACCCAGGCCTTGGAGGCACAGCCATGGGTTTTCCTACCCAAAAGCCATCCTTTCCTCTGCGG GCAACAGTGAAAGTCAAGAAAAGTGCACCCAGCTTCCAGGGATGCCAGAGTGTGAGAGCTCGAGAGATCCTCCACTTGCTGGAGAATTCCAGCCCTCCACTG GTTTCCGAGATAGAGTTCCACCTCTCTGTCTTTGTGGAGAAAATGAAAAGG GCCCTGTGGAGAGATTTGGAAGACCCTGCTTCACCAGCTGGTGTGATAGCTCCTGATGTACAGGAGCTCACAAAGGAGaccacagcatctgcagca GTGATCAAAGATCTGAAAGGCTCCAAGGACAGCTCCTACCGAACTCTACCATCCTCCCCCAACAGCACTAGCTCTCACAGGTCGAGCACATGCAG TCTGGCACAGTTGGTAAGTGCCAACACCTGCTTGTCCAGCATCACCTCTGATCACTCCAGCTTCATCTCCCAGAATGCCATGTACTCTAAGCTGCCTTCTCCGATGCCTTCTGATATCACCAGTCAGGTAAGGGTGGGAATGGGGGCAGCAAATGGCCTTAAGACGGTGCTCTTGACAGTCCAAGATGTGGTGCTTGAGCTCATAATCCACCGAGTGAACATCCTCCACATTCTGTAG